A single genomic interval of Deferribacter autotrophicus harbors:
- the cbiE gene encoding precorrin-6y C5,15-methyltransferase (decarboxylating) subunit CbiE: protein MIKKNIYIISAGCGDKEYLTLKAVRIVEKMDYLIGPERFKDFFPQKKYIVTKRVVEDTVKIIENDVENLVGVVVSGDAGFFSLAKILYKKFSGRIAEVVPGISSMQAAMARLCKSYENVEFFSIHGRDNDTWELLKEKISFCLNFNHNLYILCDNSNSALEILKKNIYLIDKFRVFVVNDVGMDTEKIVEVDSLERIKQESLNLHALYLEVK from the coding sequence ATGATTAAAAAAAATATTTATATCATTTCTGCCGGATGTGGAGATAAGGAATATCTTACTTTGAAGGCGGTTAGAATTGTAGAAAAAATGGATTATCTTATAGGACCTGAAAGGTTTAAAGATTTTTTTCCACAGAAAAAATATATTGTTACCAAAAGAGTTGTGGAAGATACTGTTAAAATTATAGAAAATGATGTAGAAAACCTGGTTGGTGTGGTGGTGTCCGGTGATGCAGGTTTTTTTTCCTTAGCAAAAATTCTATATAAAAAATTTAGTGGACGTATTGCTGAGGTAGTGCCTGGGATATCCAGTATGCAAGCAGCCATGGCAAGACTTTGTAAATCCTATGAGAATGTGGAATTTTTTTCTATACATGGGAGAGACAATGATACTTGGGAGTTGTTGAAGGAGAAAATATCATTTTGCCTAAATTTTAATCACAACCTTTACATCCTTTGTGATAACAGCAATTCCGCTTTGGAAATATTGAAGAAAAATATATATCTTATTGATAAATTTAGAGTATTTGTTGTTAATGATGTAGGGATGGATACGGAGAAGATTGTAGAAGTGGATTCTTTGGAGAGAATTAAACAAGAATCCTTGAATCTTCATGCACTGTATTTGGAGGTAAAATGA
- the cobM gene encoding precorrin-4 C(11)-methyltransferase gives MIDKKVYFIGAGPGDAELITLKGYNILKHADVVIYAGSLVNKEILKYAPANAEFFDSSSMNLDEIVDKMYKSFKTGKIVVRLHTGDPSIYGATYEQMIELDKLGVPYEVVPGVTSLFAAAAKLKVELTAPDISQTIVISRVEGRTGVPENEALDRLLSHGGTFVFYLSAKNVEKIKDKFLEKGWSNDTPVAICYKVSWDDEKIINCTIENLPDKMEKEGIRKHALIIVGNVLDKSLIKQYSKLYDKDFEHEYRKKGSRNSDN, from the coding sequence ATGATAGATAAAAAGGTATATTTCATCGGAGCAGGCCCGGGGGATGCAGAGCTGATTACATTAAAGGGGTATAATATATTGAAACATGCAGATGTTGTGATTTATGCAGGTTCCCTTGTGAATAAAGAGATTTTAAAATATGCCCCTGCTAATGCCGAGTTTTTTGACTCTTCATCCATGAATCTGGATGAAATTGTGGATAAAATGTATAAATCTTTTAAAACCGGTAAAATTGTTGTTCGTTTGCATACCGGTGATCCATCCATATATGGTGCTACTTACGAGCAAATGATAGAGCTTGATAAATTGGGGGTACCGTATGAAGTAGTACCCGGAGTTACTTCTCTTTTTGCTGCTGCGGCTAAGTTGAAAGTCGAATTAACAGCACCAGATATATCTCAGACTATTGTTATTAGTAGAGTGGAAGGAAGAACTGGAGTACCGGAAAATGAGGCTCTTGACAGGCTTCTTTCTCACGGTGGAACTTTTGTGTTTTATCTTTCAGCTAAAAATGTGGAAAAGATTAAAGATAAGTTTTTGGAAAAAGGGTGGAGTAATGATACACCTGTGGCCATATGCTACAAGGTAAGCTGGGATGATGAAAAAATAATAAATTGCACGATAGAGAATTTGCCTGACAAAATGGAAAAAGAAGGTATTCGTAAGCATGCCTTAATAATTGTGGGAAATGTTTTGGATAAATCTTTGATTAAACAATATTCAAAACTTTATGATAAGGATTTTGAACATGAATACAGAAAAAAAGGTAGCCGTAATAGCGATAACTAA
- the cbiD gene encoding cobalt-precorrin-5B (C(1))-methyltransferase CbiD — translation MSEEKKLKTGITTGTAATAAAKGALIKILKGVIPDKVDVVLPDKRILEIPLILKNDMVGVKKWSGDDPDVTDGIEIFAKVDFTKDDGVVQIKGGEGVGVVTKPGLQIKVGEAAINPVPRRMIEENLKPLLPEGVGVEVTIIVPDGVKIAEKTFNSRLGIVGGISIIGTTGIVKPMSLEALIQTIKCEIDVLLASKVKDIWLVPGNIGEKCLKAFMDVETVIVSNYFEDALNYLRERQVEKVGVAGHPGKIAKLAMGYFNTHSKNSPQANSYIKKVLNVDDDFNTVEEICGKYCFDKIAEEVSKKVKERYGFSKVDVVLFDMKCRLVGKFYD, via the coding sequence TTGTCTGAAGAAAAGAAGTTGAAAACTGGGATTACAACAGGCACGGCTGCCACAGCAGCAGCAAAAGGAGCTTTAATAAAAATTTTGAAAGGTGTGATTCCTGATAAGGTGGATGTTGTTTTGCCTGATAAAAGAATTTTGGAAATTCCGTTGATTTTGAAGAATGATATGGTAGGTGTAAAGAAGTGGAGTGGGGATGATCCTGATGTGACGGATGGAATTGAAATATTTGCAAAGGTGGATTTCACTAAAGATGATGGTGTGGTTCAGATAAAAGGTGGAGAAGGTGTAGGGGTGGTAACTAAACCGGGCTTGCAGATAAAAGTTGGAGAGGCTGCCATAAACCCTGTACCAAGGCGAATGATTGAAGAGAACTTGAAGCCTCTTTTACCAGAAGGGGTTGGGGTAGAAGTAACCATCATAGTACCTGATGGTGTCAAAATAGCTGAGAAGACATTTAATAGCAGACTGGGAATTGTGGGTGGGATTTCGATAATAGGTACTACAGGGATTGTAAAGCCTATGAGTTTAGAAGCTTTAATCCAGACAATAAAATGCGAGATAGATGTTTTGCTTGCCTCAAAAGTAAAGGATATCTGGTTGGTGCCTGGAAATATTGGGGAAAAGTGTTTAAAAGCTTTTATGGATGTAGAGACAGTTATTGTAAGCAATTATTTTGAGGATGCATTAAATTATTTAAGAGAGAGGCAGGTTGAAAAAGTTGGTGTGGCAGGTCATCCAGGGAAAATTGCAAAACTTGCCATGGGTTATTTCAATACTCATTCAAAAAATTCACCTCAGGCAAATAGTTATATAAAAAAAGTTTTAAATGTAGACGACGATTTTAATACTGTGGAAGAGATTTGCGGCAAGTACTGTTTTGATAAAATAGCTGAAGAAGTTAGTAAAAAAGTGAAAGAGCGTTATGGGTTTTCAAAAGTGGATGTGGTACTTTTTGATATGAAATGCAGGTTGGTGGGGAAATTCTATGATTAA
- a CDS encoding cobalamin biosynthesis protein, with amino-acid sequence MIRILNMNTEKKVAVIAITKKGCILGRLISLQLKADFFVPEKFFPEFGDKSFDSLKEVFAHCFSYYEGVVAVMAQGIVSRMIDGLLKDKFSDPAVVVCDEVGRFAISMLSGHEGGANELTFLVSSITGAEPVITTASEANKIYVAGVGCRKGVSKEKVIDAIKEAAKLANINLSDLRVIASCWHKINEEGLLEAAEELGCYIRFLPKHLYENDLYNFKESSANKYLGIKGVAEPSALLSARNPELVLRKTIFDKVTVAIVKERLING; translated from the coding sequence ATGATAAGGATTTTGAACATGAATACAGAAAAAAAGGTAGCCGTAATAGCGATAACTAAAAAAGGGTGTATTCTTGGAAGGTTGATTAGTTTACAACTTAAAGCAGATTTTTTTGTGCCTGAAAAATTCTTCCCTGAATTTGGTGATAAATCTTTTGATTCTCTAAAAGAGGTATTTGCACACTGTTTTAGTTATTATGAGGGAGTCGTGGCTGTTATGGCACAGGGGATTGTTTCCAGGATGATAGATGGTTTATTAAAAGATAAATTCAGTGATCCTGCGGTGGTTGTTTGTGATGAGGTTGGCAGGTTTGCTATCAGCATGTTATCAGGACATGAGGGTGGAGCAAATGAACTCACTTTTCTGGTTAGTTCCATAACGGGAGCTGAGCCTGTGATAACAACAGCCAGTGAGGCTAATAAGATTTATGTGGCAGGTGTGGGGTGTAGAAAAGGGGTATCCAAAGAAAAAGTGATAGATGCCATTAAAGAAGCGGCAAAGCTTGCCAATATAAACTTGAGTGATTTAAGGGTTATAGCATCCTGCTGGCATAAGATAAATGAGGAGGGATTATTAGAAGCTGCAGAGGAGCTTGGGTGTTATATCCGTTTTCTACCTAAACATTTATATGAGAACGATCTGTACAATTTTAAAGAGAGTAGTGCAAATAAATATCTGGGGATAAAAGGTGTGGCAGAGCCTTCTGCACTGCTATCAGCAAGAAATCCGGAGCTTGTTTTGAGAAAGACCATTTTTGATAAGGTCACAGTGGCCATTGTGAAAGAGAGGTTGATAAATGGGTAA
- a CDS encoding precorrin-2 dehydrogenase/sirohydrochlorin ferrochelatase family protein produces MYPLMFKLTGKKVVFVGGGKVASRKIRSLLTLSMPAITVVSDSIDDSLKKLCDEDKIYWIQSKFDENVIDEKFDFAFICTNDKETNERAADFFIKKGIPVNVCDDKELSTFFMPAVFEEKDFVVAISTKGKSPTDSKEVKELLKNCLKKRS; encoded by the coding sequence TGGGAAAAAAGTGGTTTTTGTGGGCGGGGGAAAGGTGGCCAGTAGAAAAATCAGATCTCTGCTTACACTCTCAATGCCTGCAATTACGGTTGTTTCTGATAGCATTGATGATAGTTTAAAAAAACTCTGTGATGAAGATAAGATTTATTGGATACAATCAAAATTTGATGAAAATGTTATAGATGAAAAATTTGATTTTGCCTTTATTTGTACAAATGATAAAGAGACTAATGAAAGGGCAGCTGATTTTTTTATAAAAAAAGGAATTCCTGTAAATGTCTGTGATGATAAGGAACTTTCAACATTTTTCATGCCTGCAGTGTTTGAAGAGAAAGATTTTGTAGTTGCGATTTCTACAAAAGGTAAATCCCCTACTGATTCTAAAGAAGTAAAGGAGCTATTAAAAAATTGTCTGAAGAAAAGAAGTTGA
- the cobJ gene encoding precorrin-3B C(17)-methyltransferase, which translates to MGKLFVVGVGPGGIDLISERGVLAIKKSNLICGYKRYVELITDLINGKEIFTNSMKGEMERVKFAINRAKRGDTVSLVCGGDASLYSLASLVFEMSDGFENIEVIPGITAAMAASAKLGAPICEDIVFLSLSDLLTPWKVIEKRVDAINFGDFVTAIYNPRSKKRKDYLKFVLEKFYQERGDLICGVVKNCEREDEEVKIWRISEFEYDFVDMSTIIIVGNTKTYLENDKMITPRGYLDKYKEFNVQSSGFKV; encoded by the coding sequence ATGGGTAAGCTGTTTGTGGTAGGTGTAGGACCAGGCGGTATTGATTTGATAAGTGAAAGAGGTGTTCTTGCAATAAAGAAAAGTAATTTGATTTGTGGCTACAAAAGATATGTGGAGTTGATTACAGATTTAATTAATGGGAAGGAAATTTTCACAAATAGTATGAAAGGTGAAATGGAAAGAGTAAAATTTGCCATAAATAGAGCGAAAAGGGGTGATACCGTTTCTCTTGTTTGTGGTGGTGATGCATCTTTGTATTCTTTGGCTTCTCTTGTTTTTGAGATGAGCGATGGTTTTGAAAATATTGAGGTTATACCAGGGATAACTGCTGCAATGGCAGCTAGTGCGAAGCTTGGTGCACCCATTTGTGAAGATATTGTGTTTTTATCCCTTTCAGATCTCTTAACCCCCTGGAAGGTAATAGAAAAAAGAGTGGATGCCATCAATTTTGGAGACTTTGTTACTGCTATTTACAATCCCAGAAGTAAAAAACGAAAAGATTATTTAAAATTTGTATTGGAAAAGTTTTATCAAGAGAGAGGAGATTTGATTTGTGGAGTGGTGAAAAATTGTGAAAGAGAAGATGAAGAAGTTAAGATTTGGCGTATTAGTGAATTTGAATACGATTTTGTTGATATGTCAACCATCATTATTGTAGGTAACACTAAGACTTATCTTGAAAATGATAAAATGATTACTCCCAGAGGTTATTTGGATAAATACAAAGAGTTCAATGTTCAAAGTTCAGGGTTCAAAGTTTAA